The following nucleotide sequence is from Basilea psittacipulmonis DSM 24701.
AAAGAACAAACAAACTACGCAAAAAACAGCCCCATCTGAAGTACCCAATGCCCAAAAACAAGTCAAACTACAACCTTGTGAGTATTGTCATACATTTTGTGATCCTAATTTAATGGTCTCTTATCAAAACAAACATTTCTGCAGTCTTGAACATGCCACACTTTATCAAAAAGAACAACAACCCACTCATCACCCATAAACATTCATCCTGTTTGGCTGTTTTCACTCGTTTACTCCCACAACGACGACACAAAGCCCTTAAAACAACTCTTCATTTTTTTTAATGGGCATACAAGAAATCACAAAGAAGATTTAAAATACGATATTGGCAAATAATCTTTTTGAATAATAAGGATGAATGTAACGATGAACATTACTAATGGTTGGTTAGCTCGAAACAACAAAACACTCCGTAATTATTCACCGAATTTCAATGAACGCAACGAACCGCCATATTTACTTATTATCCACTTTATCAGCTTGCCTCCGCGTCAATATGGCCATCACTTCATCCGAGATTTTTTTACAAACAAACTAGATATTCAAGCCGATCCTTTTTTTGAACAAATCAAAGATCTAAAAGTATCTTCGCACGTGGTGATTTACCGCACGGGGGTTATTGAACAATTTGTCAACTTTAATGATCGTGCTTGGCACGCTGGTGTTTCCTGCTTTGAGGGAAGAGAGACCTGCAATGATTTTAGTATTGGCATTGAACTAGAAGGGTGTGAATTTGAACCCTTTACCAAAGAACAATACCGCAGTCTTATTCAGCTAACCCGACAATTGAAAAAACATTATCCATTAAGGGCTGTTTGTGGACATGAAGACGTTGCACCAGGTAGAAAAAATGATCCCGGACCATTTTTTGATTGGACATACTATCGTCAACAAGCTTGGTGCGAAACCCTTAAAAAATAATGCTCACTCGATCAAACCACAAAAACTAGGATTTATCAGCCTATCCAGACATTAGCAGATACTATTCAACTTCATCACTACTCGATCATCAACGCGCTTTCTTCAAGCAAACACTCTGATTATCTTAATCGTTTAGTATCTGATCAACCCCACAACACCAAGGATTCATCGACCCATCATGCGGTTTTTCAAAAGATGTTCAAACCAAGTGGGATCATGCGGTTTTAAATCATCTGCTGGTCGTGGCAAATAATAATCATACAAACGAGAGGTCCAGAATCTCAATCCAGCCGTCTTTAACATCAACGGCCAAACTTCTTTTTCTTCAGGCGTAAATGGACGAACACGCTCATATGCCTGCAACCAAACATTAACTTTTTCTAAATTTAAGGCTGTTGGGTTATTTTGTTTATCTCGATCAATACACCAATCATTCACAGACACTGCTACATCAAACAAAAATTTATCTACGCCTGCAAAGTAAAAATCAATCACGCCACCCATTTGATCCCCATCGATCAACACATTATCTCTAAATAAGTCACAGTGACATGGCCCTTCTGGCAAGGATTGATAAATATCGGATTGATGAAATTCAATCTGTTCTTCTAACAAAGACTCATACATGGATAATTGTTCTGCGGTCAAAAACGGTTTAATCTCAGGAAATTTTTCTTGCCACCAAGACAATCCTCTCAGATTTTTTTGGACAATAGAATAATCTTTTCCGGCGATATGAATTTGGGCTTGAATTGTGGCTGTTAATTGACAATCTGCAACGCTAGGCAAAGGCGAATATTGCCCCTTGAGTTTAGTCGCGATAACAAAAGGTTTATTTTTGAACACGCCAATCATCTGTCCTTGATGATCAACTTGAGGTTCTGGCACCAACAATCCTCGTGCCGATAAATGCTTCATAAAACCAATATAAAAAGGAAGTTGTTCAAAGGTCAACACTTCAAAAATAGTCAATACATAAGAACCTGTGGTGGTGTCTAAAAAATAATTGGTGTTTTCGATACCTGCTGAAATACCTCTTAAATCCAACAATTCGCCCAAATCATAATTTTTTAACAATGCCTTTGCATCATTTATGTCAACTTTTGTAAAAACCGCCATAATCACAAAACCTTTACGATACTCTATCTTAGCAATGGTAAAATCAATGCTCCAAAAGTACATCATACCACTGTATTTATGAGCAATCTATACTCCCATCCCAAAAAACCTTGGCAACTCAGTGTCGCACCGATGCTTGATGTCACGAATCGTCATTGTCGTTACTTTCATCGTTTACTGGCTCCCAATGCTTTGTTATATACCGAAATGGTCACAACAGGAGCTTTGATTTACGGAGATATTGATCGACACCTTAAATTCAATGCTGAGGAACACCCTGTTGCCCTTCAACTAGGCGGCAGCGACCCTGCACATCTAGCTCAATGTGCCAAACTAGCAGAAACATATGGATATGATGAAGTCAATCTTAATTGCGGTTGTCCGTCTGATCGCGTGCAAAAAGGGGCTTTTGGAGCCTGTCTCATGAAAAATCCCCAACTAGTGGCCGACTGTTTCAAAGCGATGCGTGATGCGTGTTCTTTAGATGTCACCATTAAACACCGCATTGGTATTGATGATGAAGATAGTTACGAGTTCGTTCAAGATTTTGTCGGTACGCTTTACGAAGCTGGCTGTCGCGTTTTTATTACCCATGCCAGAAAAGCGATTCTACAAGGTCTTTCACCCAAAGAAAACCGTGATATCCCACCACTAAAATATGAAGTTGTTCAAAAATTAAAAAACGATTTTCCAGATGCTATTTTTGTACTCAATGGTGGCATCAAAACGACGGATGCCATATCTGAACATCTCAAAACACTGGATGGTGTGATGATAGGACGAAGTGCATGGCATGAACCTTATATACTGCGTGAAGCACATCGCTTAATATGGCCCGAAACAGCCGTACTTAGCGATGATGAAATCATTGAGCAAATCATTCAATATGCCGATCGTTGCGTTCACGAAGATATTAAACTGAGATATGTCATCATGCCTATATTAGGGCTATTCAATGGACAAAAAGGTGCCAAACTGTGGCGACGAATACTCAGCGATAACCTGCGTTTACAAGCAAACGACATCACCTTAATTCGTGATGCTTATCAGGCCATAAAATACAATATGGATTAATCATAATTGAATTCATGGAAGTTAAATCAGGCCGAGTGTTTTAGATTGAAATAGAAAAACAAAAACCCTGTATCGTTACGATACAGGGTTTATATATTCTGGCTCCCCAAACTGGGTTCGAACCAGTGACCTGCGGATTAACAGTCCGTCGCTCTACCGACTGAGCTATTGGGGAATAAGCTGACATTATAACCAAGCCCATCTACTTTGACAAGTGGTTTTCACAAAAAATAGCGTTTTTACCACACCATCGTTTCTTTATTACCACAAATCGACTCACTGACAAAAACAACACTCAACTCAACAGGCAGTTAATGCTTTCTCCTTATTCATGCATCACACGCCATTTATTCCGTTAACACATACGGTAAGTGTTTTTGACCCTTTGAGAATAGCTTAAATACAAGGTAAAAGCGATCGCAAAACTCAAGGAAATCGACAACATTTGCCACTGGATTGTCTCAATTTGCTCAGGTACTATCAATGTATGGTTACCCGACAAATACACACTGATACTGGCAACGGGTCCTGCAATCCATATCATCCAATACAACAGTTTCACCGCACTCGGTCGCCTTAACCAAATAATCACACCTATGGCACCAATATGAATCACCAAAGCAATAATGCCAATATTCACCACCGTATTCGCGTAAGCCTCAAATCCAAACGTATGACTCACCTCTGGATAAAAAAAGGTATAAATGTTAATAATCTCGTAAATACTAAATAACAAATACAAACTTTCAACAAACATCAGCCCCGTGAAAACAAGCAGATAGCCATGCACCCCACAAA
It contains:
- the ampD gene encoding 1,6-anhydro-N-acetylmuramyl-L-alanine amidase AmpD, which produces MNITNGWLARNNKTLRNYSPNFNERNEPPYLLIIHFISLPPRQYGHHFIRDFFTNKLDIQADPFFEQIKDLKVSSHVVIYRTGVIEQFVNFNDRAWHAGVSCFEGRETCNDFSIGIELEGCEFEPFTKEQYRSLIQLTRQLKKHYPLRAVCGHEDVAPGRKNDPGPFFDWTYYRQQAWCETLKK
- a CDS encoding homoserine kinase; translation: MAVFTKVDINDAKALLKNYDLGELLDLRGISAGIENTNYFLDTTTGSYVLTIFEVLTFEQLPFYIGFMKHLSARGLLVPEPQVDHQGQMIGVFKNKPFVIATKLKGQYSPLPSVADCQLTATIQAQIHIAGKDYSIVQKNLRGLSWWQEKFPEIKPFLTAEQLSMYESLLEEQIEFHQSDIYQSLPEGPCHCDLFRDNVLIDGDQMGGVIDFYFAGVDKFLFDVAVSVNDWCIDRDKQNNPTALNLEKVNVWLQAYERVRPFTPEEKEVWPLMLKTAGLRFWTSRLYDYYLPRPADDLKPHDPTWFEHLLKNRMMGR
- the dusA gene encoding tRNA dihydrouridine(20/20a) synthase DusA, which translates into the protein MSNLYSHPKKPWQLSVAPMLDVTNRHCRYFHRLLAPNALLYTEMVTTGALIYGDIDRHLKFNAEEHPVALQLGGSDPAHLAQCAKLAETYGYDEVNLNCGCPSDRVQKGAFGACLMKNPQLVADCFKAMRDACSLDVTIKHRIGIDDEDSYEFVQDFVGTLYEAGCRVFITHARKAILQGLSPKENRDIPPLKYEVVQKLKNDFPDAIFVLNGGIKTTDAISEHLKTLDGVMIGRSAWHEPYILREAHRLIWPETAVLSDDEIIEQIIQYADRCVHEDIKLRYVIMPILGLFNGQKGAKLWRRILSDNLRLQANDITLIRDAYQAIKYNMD
- a CDS encoding DUF2569 family protein, encoding MRILLWVCILGGIGYLLWLQNRRLVREKGVCGVHGYLLVFTGLMFVESLYLLFSIYEIINIYTFFYPEVSHTFGFEAYANTVVNIGIIALVIHIGAIGVIIWLRRPSAVKLLYWMIWIAGPVASISVYLSGNHTLIVPEQIETIQWQMLSISLSFAIAFTLYLSYSQRVKNTYRMC